The following coding sequences lie in one Rutidosis leptorrhynchoides isolate AG116_Rl617_1_P2 chromosome 4, CSIRO_AGI_Rlap_v1, whole genome shotgun sequence genomic window:
- the LOC139841781 gene encoding sister chromatid cohesion 1 protein 3: MFYSHNLLAKKGPLGTVWCAAHLQNRLKKSNYITINIPSTVEQIMYPQVPIALRMSGHLLLGVVRIYSKKVEYLQHDYNALSIDLSKAYAYADINLPQDANQAKFESITLPDNFALDLMDIDEYDPNRSPDSHLRRNEDISFADDSPVRISKKVDQTPSGYIRIAVGEDAPNTPSPSGDVSGPRLIAVEENLHTPPPTMEDARDHVIDDQMESNDTFRNEDNLPSPEYQREADNGGNSYMTTPFKLILPETVEPDLELELQLTKEKGIGSSNLDEILDHGGPPSPPPIQTQPQKSAHSEPEPEVFQDMSDPHVSYGLAPSPPPVEPVVAPEQPRVKRRRIKYDKATVLTNEFMKKSIDDPSDLKRKRKGVSSFLGVWKRNNAYKKEKVLFDPLITGLCDNHCQMFEDGYVSSKPNLINTEEPNPDAAEVNRSAGFGDPTEEPTPDAMEIGRSAAFVDPNDNMLPNMSPDNRSFNSPRTEAENTPAISSDIGSKMYQAQTTVGTGIGSTPDPTSSMGSFVSETETPFPFSESHQGFNNSGGLSDIPEVDDAGELACLEDDEATPGKLSLRDTPNSSGQRRSPPDSGSLLPRTRAVAQYIKEKSTATPNSENVGSVSMKSILQGKTRKVCSRFFFETLVLKTCDLVDVKQDEPYGDVTLKVTPKLSKLHFSN; this comes from the exons AGCAAATAATGTATCCCCAAGTACCGATTGCATTGAGAATGTCGGGTCATCTTCTTCTTGGTGTTGTTCGGATATATTCAAAGAAAGTGGAGTATCTGCAGCATGACTATAATGCTCTAAGTATAGACCTCAGCAAAGCATATGCATATGCAGATATTAATCTTCCACAAGATGCCAATCAAGCAAAATTTGAATCCATCACTTTGCCTGATAATTTTGCTCTCGATTTGATGGATATCGACGAATATGACCCCAATCG TTCTCCTGACAGCCATCTTAGACGCAACGAAGATATTTCATTTGCAG ATGACAGTCCAGTTAGAATTTCAAAAAAGGTAGATCAAACTCCTTCAGGATATATTAGGATTGCTGTTGGTGAG gaTGCACCCAATACTCCATCTCCCTCTGGAGATGTTTCAGGACCGAGGCTGATTGCTGTGGAAGAAAA TCTTCATACTCCACCACCAACAATGGAAGATGCCCGAGATCATGTTATTGATGATCAAATGGAATCTAATGACACGTTCCGTAATGAAGATAACTTACCCTCACCTGAATATCAACGTGAAGCTGATAATGGTGGTAATTCGTATATGACTACTCCATTTAAATTAATTCTTCCTGAGACGGTTGAACCAGACTTAGAATTGGAGTTGCAGCTCACAAAAGAAAAGGGTATCGGTTCATCGAATCTCGATGAGATTTTGGATCATGGTGGACCGCCTTCTCCACCTCCTATTCAAACCCAACCACAAAAATCAGCTCATTCTGAGCCTGAACCAGAAGTTTTCCAAGACATGTCAGACCCTCATGTCTCGTACG GGCTAGCACCATCTCCTCCACCAGTTGAACCAGTTGTGGCACCTGAGCAGCCGCGGGTAAAACGTAGAAGAATTAAGTACGATAAAGCTACAGTTTTGACTAACGA GTTCATGAAAAAATCTATAGACGATCCTAGCGATTTGAAACGGAAAAGAAAAGGAGTGTCATCTTTTTTGGGTGTTTGGAAGCGAAACAACGCTTACAAAAAGGAAAAAGTCCTTTTTGACCCATTAATTACTG GGTTGTGTGATAATCATTGTCAAATGTTTGAGGACGGCTATGTGTCTTCAAAGCCTAATCTGATTAACACCGAAGAACCTAATCCTGATGCTGCAGAAGTTAATCGTTCAGCTGGTTTTGGGGACCCCACTGAAGAACCTACTCCTGATGCTATGGAAATTGGACGTTCTGCTGCTTTTGTGGACCCCAATGACAATATGTTACCAAATATGTCTCCAGATAACAGATCGTTTAATTCTCCACGTACAGAAGCTGAAAATACCCCTGCAATAAGTAGTGACATTGGGTCAAAGATGTATCAGGCTCAGACTACTGTAGGGACTGGTATCGGGTCCACACCGGACCCCACGTCATCTATGGGATCTTTTGTGTCTGAAACGGAAACACCGTTTCCGTTTTCTGAAAGTCATCAAGGTTTTAATAATAGTGGTGGTCTATCTGATATTCCTGAGGTGGATGATGCTGGG GAGCTGGCGTGTTTGGAAGATGATGAGGCTACACCAGGTAAGCTGA gTTTGAGGGATACCCCCAATTCGTCTGGGCAACGTAGATCACCACCAGATTCTGGCTCGCTGTTACCGAGAACTAG GGCTGTAGCACAATACATAAAGGAAAAATCAACGGCTACTCCTAATTCTGAAAACGTAGGATCTGTTAGTATGAAAAGCATTCTACAAGGAAAAACAAGAAAAGTTTGCTCTCGATTCTTTTTTGAGACTCTG GTTTTGAAGACTTGTGACCTTGTTGATGTAAAGCAAGATGAACCGTATGGTGATGTCACTCTGAAGGTGACACCTAAGCTTTCAAAGCTTCACTTTTCAAACTAG
- the LOC139843771 gene encoding O-fucosyltransferase 20-like, which produces MAISKIVNSNKKHPQHHQYQISVSSEIISRLSSTNLQSLVDTPKKTAAVSKIGILYNKARVFKNPKIWFLLFFLCGVFVMLKKICNFDSFLSYPCGNSEKDDSLKVHGNGVLSSVVKLEEKFKEKSDFWEQPDGLGYRGCLDFSEEYKKSSVEILKDRTKYLVVVVSGGMNQQRNQIVDAVVIARILGATLVVPILQVNVIWGDESEFSDIFDVEHFKKTLADDVRIISSLPSNHLMSRPVEEKHTPLHVSPQWIRSRYLKRMRREGVLLLRGLDSRLSKDLPSDLQKLRCKVAFHALRFAPPIVELGNKFTERMKSKGPYLALHLRMEKDVWVRTGCLPGLTSKYDQVIYNERKLRPELLTSRSNMTYHDRKLAGLCPLNALEVTRLLKALRAPKNARIFWAGGDPLGGKEALQPLIKAFPNFYNKQDIAKPGELKPFANKASIMAALDYIVSENSDVFMPSHGGNMGHAIQGHRAYAGHKKTITPNKRQMLSYFLNPKLPEKKFNKIIYDLHRDSMGQPMIRTNKVGRDVTKYPIPECMCNDTMSH; this is translated from the exons ATGGCTATTTCAAAGATTGTTAATAGTAACAAAAAACATCCCCAACATCATCAGTATCAAATCTCTGTATCATCTGAGATAATTAGTAGATTATCATCTACAAATTTACAATCTTTAGTTGATACACCTAAAAAGACAGCTGCTGTTTCAAAAATTGGGATATTATACAATAAAGCAAGGGTCTTTAAGAACCCCAAGATTTGGTTTTTATTGTTTTTTCTTTGTGGGGTTTTTGTTATGTTGAAAAAGATTTGTAATTTTGACTCTTTTTTGTCATACCCATGTGGGAATAGTGAAAAAGATGATAGCTTGAAGGTACATGGAAATGGGGTTTTGAGTTCTGTGGTCAAACTTGAAGAAAAATTTAAAGAAAAGAGTGATTTTTGGGAACAACCAGATGGGTTAGGGTACAGGGGTTGTTTGGATTTTAGTGAAGAATATAAGAAATCAAGTGTTGAGATATTGAAAGATAGAACAAAGTATTTGGTGGTGGTTGTTTCTGGTGGTATGAATCAACAAAGGAATCAGATTGTTGATGCTGTTGTGATTGCTAGGATTCTTGGTGCTACTCTTGTTGTGCCAATTTTACAAGTTAATGTTATTTGGGGTGATGAAAG TGAATTCTCTGATATATTTGATGTTGAGCACTTCAAGAAAACTTTAGCTGATGACGTTAGAATAATTTCGTCGTTGCCATCGAATCATTTGATGTCAAGACCAGTGGAGGAAAAACATACTCCACTTCATGTTTCGCCTCAATGGATTCGATCTCGTTACCTCAAAAGG ATGAGAAGAGAAGGTGTTCTGCTACTAAGAGGTTTAGATTCAAGGCTCTCTAAGGATCTTCCTTCTGATCTCCAAAAGCTTCGATGCAAG GTCGCTTTTCATGCATTGAGATTTGCCCCACCGATTGTTGAACTAGGAAACAAGTTTACAGAGAGGATGAAAAGCAAAGGGCCTTATCTTGCTCTTCATCTTAGAATGGAGAAAGACGTTTGGGTCCGAACCGGATGCCTACCTGGGTTGACTTCAAAATATGATCAAGTTATTTACAATGAGAGAAAGCTTCGACCTGAGCTTTTAACTTCGAGATCAAACATGACTTACCATGACCGAAAACTTGCTGGTTTATGTCCCTTGAACGCCCTGGAGGTCACACG GCTGTTGAAAGCTCTACGAGCTCCAAAGAACGCGAGGATCTTTTGGGCAGGAGGGGACCCGTTAGGCGGTAAAGAAGCATTGCAACCATTAATAAAAGCATTCCCTAATTTCTACAACAAACAAGACATTGCTAAACCAGGAGAGCTAAAACCATTTGCAAACAAAGCTTCAATTATGGCTGCCCTTGATTACATTGTTTCAGAAAACAGTGACGTTTTCATGCCTTCGCATGGAGGAAACATGGGTCATGCGATTCAAGGACACAGAGCGTACGCAGGGCATAAAAAGACGATTACGCCCAATAAAAGACAAATGTTATCTTATTTCTTGAACCCTAAACTTCCCGAAAAGAAATTCAACAAGATAATTTATGATCTGCATCGTGATTCTATGGGTCAGCCGATGATTAGAACTAATAAAGTGGGACGTGATGTTACTAAGTATCCAATACCTGAATGTATGTGCAATGATACAATGAGTCATTGA